In Candidatus Methanomethylophilus alvi Mx1201, a genomic segment contains:
- a CDS encoding 50S ribosomal protein L30e, which produces MSEEVDISKALKAAIATGKVEFGVDQTEKAVKAGKAQMIVLADNCPSEFLVSNNKVKVHVYGGNNMELGALCGKPFSVSALAVIDKGTSNILTL; this is translated from the coding sequence ATGAGCGAAGAAGTAGATATTAGCAAAGCACTGAAAGCAGCCATCGCCACCGGAAAGGTGGAGTTCGGAGTCGACCAGACCGAGAAGGCCGTCAAGGCCGGAAAGGCACAGATGATCGTCCTCGCAGACAACTGTCCCAGCGAGTTCCTCGTCTCAAACAACAAGGTCAAGGTACACGTCTACGGTGGAAACAACATGGAGCTGGGAGCCCTCTGCGGAAAGCCCTTCTCCGTATCCGCCCTGGCCGTTATCGACAAGGGTACTTCCAACATCTTAACGCTGTGA
- a CDS encoding DNA-directed RNA polymerase subunit B: MRDLVNLYFRDKDIVNHHIASFDDFLATPDNPNSRMQRIVDDIRVPTDDATRGIIKLDPERTNGRDIEIVIGRRRLEDGSIDPQSKPTIRIEEPKVIEANGYCHDITPMEARLRNLNYMSPVYVRFEVYEDGVEKDVENGGWVHVGDLPMMVKSKGCNLYRSNIEARLERKISDDEYAQEIIKQKEDPREPGGYFIIGGTERVLITLEDLAPNRVMVEYNERYGAAVETAKVFSQREGYRALTQVEKKKDGTLMVSVPVVSGEIPLIALMKALGMEKDSDIYETIVSDDGMANIVYANIEGSFDINSKTGLPVSQSPPSSSDKVLPGYHTTEDALLYLERNFAAGQAKEYRIKKVESILDRSLLPHLGDTKEDRMKKAIYLGRIAKSVLELSLGKRKEDDKDHYANKRLKLSGDLMEDLFRTSFSSLMKDLKYQLERNMGRKKNDYSVASSIRPDLFTHKLLHALATGNWVGGRAGVSQLLDRTSNMSAMSHLRRITSSLTRSQPHFEARDLHPTQWGRLCPSETPEGQNCGLVKNAALIIDVSEAFPENEVIRMLREFGLASVKEEDTRVFVNGNLVGTYSDPEKLVSEIRERRRYGLINSSINIRYDDEMGEVIINCDDGRLRRPLLVLKDGRTIITRKHIEGIREGKVTWDDLFRDGILEWLDAEEEEDSLVLVRPYNTPKRCPCCGHALSETDVDWMNPGKAEKFCELSCKWCHDKFNVPSNIIGEDGKSEYTHMEVDPMIILGVAAGIVPYPEHNSAPRITMGAGMAKQALGISTANYRIRPDTRGHVMHYPQVPMVQTQTMDYMGYKYRPAGQNFCIAVLSYHGYNIEDAIVMNKSSVQRGLGRSTFMRSYRAEERRYPGGQEDHFEIPSPDIVGARADEAYQSLGEDGLISPESYVQGSDVLIGKTSPPRFLEEETDFLTPQKRRETSVTVRPGEKGFVDSVIVTESENGSRLVRVKVRDERIPELGDKFCSRFGQKGVVGRLVDQCDMPFTSDGVTPDLVVNPHGIPSRMTVGHVLEMIAGKVGSMEGRTIDGTAFSGENEESIRDGLVRNGFNRSGKEIMYDGRTGRMIQTEVYTGVIFYEKLHHMVSGKLHVRSRGPVQILTRQPTEGRSRQGGLRFGEMERDCLIGHGAAMVIKDRLLDESDGTQQYVCGNPACGHIAIMDRRGQLYCPVCGNNSSVYLIQTSYAFKLLMDELLSLGVAMRLQLEDLS, from the coding sequence TTGAGGGATCTAGTCAATCTTTATTTCAGGGACAAGGACATTGTAAACCACCATATCGCCTCCTTTGACGACTTCCTCGCCACTCCGGACAATCCGAACAGCAGGATGCAGAGGATCGTGGACGACATCAGGGTGCCCACCGACGATGCGACCCGCGGCATCATAAAGCTGGACCCGGAGCGCACCAACGGAAGGGACATCGAGATCGTCATCGGAAGGAGGAGGCTGGAGGACGGGAGCATCGACCCCCAGTCCAAGCCCACCATCAGGATCGAGGAGCCCAAGGTCATCGAGGCGAACGGATACTGCCACGACATCACCCCTATGGAGGCCAGGCTCAGGAACCTCAACTACATGTCCCCCGTGTACGTCCGCTTCGAGGTCTACGAGGACGGAGTGGAGAAGGACGTCGAGAACGGCGGCTGGGTCCACGTCGGAGACCTTCCGATGATGGTCAAATCCAAAGGATGCAACCTTTACAGGTCCAACATAGAGGCCCGTCTCGAGCGCAAGATCAGCGACGACGAGTACGCACAGGAGATCATCAAGCAGAAGGAGGACCCCAGGGAGCCCGGAGGATACTTCATCATCGGCGGTACCGAGAGGGTCCTCATCACCCTCGAGGACCTCGCACCCAACAGGGTCATGGTCGAGTACAACGAGAGGTACGGCGCTGCGGTCGAGACCGCCAAGGTGTTCTCCCAGAGGGAAGGATACCGCGCACTGACCCAGGTGGAGAAAAAGAAAGACGGGACCCTCATGGTGTCCGTCCCCGTCGTCTCCGGAGAGATCCCCCTCATCGCCCTTATGAAGGCCCTCGGTATGGAGAAGGATTCCGACATCTACGAGACCATAGTCTCCGACGACGGAATGGCCAACATCGTCTACGCCAACATCGAAGGCTCCTTCGACATCAACTCCAAGACCGGTCTGCCCGTGTCCCAGTCCCCGCCTTCGTCTTCCGACAAGGTCCTGCCCGGATACCACACCACCGAGGATGCGCTGCTGTACCTCGAGAGGAATTTCGCCGCTGGACAGGCCAAGGAGTACAGGATCAAGAAGGTCGAGTCCATCCTCGACCGTTCCCTGCTTCCGCACCTCGGAGACACCAAAGAGGACCGCATGAAGAAAGCGATCTATCTGGGACGTATCGCCAAGTCCGTCCTCGAACTCTCCCTCGGGAAGAGGAAGGAGGACGACAAGGACCACTATGCCAACAAGAGGCTCAAGCTCTCCGGGGACCTCATGGAGGACCTCTTCAGGACCAGCTTCTCCTCTCTCATGAAGGATCTGAAATACCAGCTCGAGAGGAACATGGGCAGGAAGAAGAACGACTATAGCGTCGCCTCGTCCATCAGGCCCGACCTGTTCACCCACAAGCTCCTGCACGCCCTCGCCACCGGAAACTGGGTCGGTGGCCGCGCCGGAGTGTCCCAGCTTCTCGACAGGACGTCCAACATGTCCGCCATGTCGCACCTCAGGAGGATAACCTCCTCCCTTACCAGGTCCCAGCCCCACTTCGAGGCCCGTGACCTTCACCCCACCCAGTGGGGAAGGCTCTGCCCCTCCGAGACCCCCGAGGGACAGAACTGCGGTCTGGTGAAGAACGCCGCCCTCATCATCGACGTCTCCGAGGCTTTCCCCGAGAACGAGGTGATAAGGATGCTCAGGGAGTTCGGTCTCGCCTCCGTCAAAGAGGAGGACACCCGTGTATTCGTGAACGGGAACCTGGTAGGTACCTACTCGGACCCCGAAAAGCTCGTCAGCGAGATCAGGGAGCGCAGGAGGTACGGCCTCATCAACTCCAGCATCAACATCCGCTACGACGACGAGATGGGCGAGGTCATCATCAACTGCGACGACGGAAGGCTCAGAAGGCCCCTGCTCGTCCTGAAGGACGGAAGGACCATCATCACCAGGAAGCACATCGAGGGCATCCGCGAGGGCAAGGTCACATGGGACGACCTGTTCCGCGATGGTATCCTCGAGTGGCTCGATGCCGAGGAAGAGGAGGACTCCCTCGTCCTCGTCCGCCCCTACAACACCCCCAAGAGATGCCCCTGCTGCGGACACGCACTGTCCGAGACCGACGTCGACTGGATGAACCCCGGCAAGGCGGAGAAGTTCTGCGAGCTCTCCTGCAAGTGGTGCCACGACAAGTTCAACGTCCCCAGCAACATCATCGGCGAGGACGGCAAGTCCGAGTACACCCATATGGAGGTCGACCCGATGATCATCCTCGGAGTCGCCGCAGGAATCGTCCCCTACCCCGAGCACAACTCCGCACCTCGTATCACCATGGGTGCAGGTATGGCAAAACAGGCTCTGGGTATATCCACCGCCAACTACAGGATCAGGCCCGACACCCGCGGACACGTCATGCACTACCCGCAGGTGCCGATGGTACAGACCCAGACCATGGACTACATGGGATACAAGTACAGGCCTGCCGGACAGAACTTCTGCATCGCCGTCCTCTCCTATCACGGATACAACATCGAGGATGCGATCGTCATGAACAAGAGCTCGGTGCAGAGAGGACTCGGAAGGTCCACCTTCATGAGGTCCTACCGTGCCGAGGAGCGCCGCTACCCCGGAGGACAGGAGGACCACTTCGAGATCCCCTCGCCCGACATCGTCGGTGCCCGCGCCGACGAGGCATACCAGTCGCTCGGAGAGGACGGTCTGATCTCCCCCGAGTCCTACGTGCAGGGATCCGACGTCCTGATCGGAAAGACGTCCCCGCCCAGGTTCCTCGAGGAGGAGACCGACTTCCTGACCCCGCAGAAGAGGAGGGAGACCTCCGTCACCGTGAGGCCCGGAGAAAAGGGATTCGTCGACTCCGTCATCGTGACCGAGTCCGAGAACGGTTCCAGACTCGTCCGCGTCAAGGTCAGGGACGAGAGGATCCCCGAGCTCGGAGACAAGTTCTGTTCCAGGTTCGGACAGAAGGGAGTCGTCGGAAGGCTCGTCGACCAGTGCGACATGCCTTTCACCTCCGACGGTGTCACCCCCGACCTCGTCGTCAACCCCCACGGTATACCTTCCCGTATGACCGTCGGGCACGTGCTCGAGATGATCGCAGGTAAGGTCGGTTCCATGGAGGGACGCACCATCGACGGTACCGCGTTCTCCGGTGAGAACGAGGAGTCCATCAGGGACGGTCTCGTCAGGAACGGATTCAACAGGTCCGGTAAAGAGATCATGTACGACGGAAGGACCGGCCGCATGATCCAGACCGAGGTCTACACCGGTGTCATCTTCTACGAGAAGCTGCACCACATGGTCAGCGGAAAGCTCCACGTCAGGTCCAGAGGGCCTGTTCAGATCCTCACCAGGCAGCCTACCGAGGGACGTTCCAGACAGGGAGGTCTCAGGTTCGGAGAGATGGAGCGTGACTGTCTTATCGGTCACGGGGCCGCCATGGTCATCAAGGACCGTCTGTTGGACGAATCCGACGGAACACAGCAGTATGTGTGCGGCAACCCCGCATGCGGACACATCGCCATAATGGACAGGCGCGGACAGCTCTACTGCCCCGTCTGCGGAAACAACTCGAGTGTATACCTCATACAGACATCCTATGCGTTCAAGCTCCTCATGGACGAGCTCCTGTCGCTGGGTGTGGCTATGAGACTTCAGCTGGAGGACCTCTCATGA
- a CDS encoding DNA-directed RNA polymerase subunit A', translated as MINSITKRIGSIKFSCVSPDEIRRMSAVKIITADTYDDEGYPISQGLMDPHMGVIEPGLRCKTCGCKVDECPGHFGHIDLAMPVIHVGFIKDIKLMLESTCRSCGRLMLPAEEIQTRLNRMNTILDLGGDTIDQKLYSKETAKDASSKGVCPYCGAEQIKIKLDKPTTFREVNDNHKLTAKEVRERLERIPDDDLRALGIDPATCRPEWMVLTALAVPPVTVRPSITLDSGDRSEDDLTHKLVDVLRINQRLRENRDAGAPQLIVEDLWELLQYHVTTYFDNQTSGIPPARHRSGRPLKTLAQRLKGKEGRFRSNLSGKRVNFSARTVISPDPNLSINEVGVPTIAARELTVPVHVNEHNIELMRELVRRGPAPDDTDGYKPGANYVIRSDGRRIRVTDHNAPEVAEGLEIDYTVERQLVDGDVVLFNRQPSLHRMSIMAHRVRVMPGRTFRFNLCVCAPYNADFDGDEMNLHVLQSDEARAEARILMQVQENILSPRYGGPIIGAIHDHISGAYFLTHGKDGGPHFDRYEAMNILLKLPDVQAPEPAGVDENGKPYWTGKQLFSLLLPPDFNITYKASVCQCQGACKKEECPWDGYVKIRNGKLLMGTIDEKGIGNSKGKILERIARDYGADRAAKFLNEVTRLALGAIMNHGFSTGIGDEDIPLQAVEQINTNSQECIQKVDDLVNSYREGTLAEMPGRSLRDTLEVNIMSTLAGARDQAGNIAGNYLGMSNPAVIMAKTGARGSMLNLSQMAGCVGQQAVRGERIARGYWDRTLPHFHKGDLGAYARGFCSDSYKSGLNPTEFFFHAMGGREGLVDTAVRTSRSGYMQRRLISALEDLKLTSDGTVRNTVGTIVQFRYGEDGIDPSRAVRGKAIDLNDLLAEVLGDDADKLLNVDQKENSGDDYGAREKDLESLGDDDFDSDGDEESTDYDDGGDDDYGGE; from the coding sequence ATGATCAACAGTATTACCAAGAGGATAGGATCGATCAAGTTCTCCTGCGTCTCGCCCGACGAGATCAGGAGGATGTCCGCGGTGAAGATCATCACCGCCGACACCTACGATGACGAAGGATACCCGATCTCCCAGGGTCTCATGGATCCCCACATGGGTGTCATCGAGCCCGGGCTCCGCTGCAAGACCTGCGGATGCAAGGTAGACGAGTGCCCCGGACACTTCGGACACATAGACCTCGCCATGCCGGTCATACACGTCGGGTTCATCAAGGACATAAAGCTCATGCTCGAGTCCACCTGCCGCTCCTGCGGAAGGCTCATGCTCCCCGCCGAGGAGATCCAGACCAGGCTCAACAGGATGAACACCATCCTCGACCTCGGAGGAGACACGATCGACCAGAAGCTTTACAGCAAGGAGACCGCCAAGGACGCATCGTCCAAAGGTGTCTGCCCCTACTGCGGCGCAGAGCAGATCAAGATCAAACTGGACAAGCCCACCACCTTCAGGGAGGTCAACGACAACCACAAGCTGACCGCCAAAGAGGTCCGCGAGAGGCTCGAGAGGATTCCCGACGACGACCTCAGGGCGCTCGGTATCGACCCTGCGACCTGCAGGCCCGAGTGGATGGTGCTCACCGCCCTTGCCGTACCCCCCGTGACCGTCAGGCCCTCCATCACCCTGGATTCCGGAGACAGGTCCGAGGACGACCTCACCCACAAGCTGGTCGACGTCCTCAGGATCAACCAGAGGCTCAGGGAGAACCGTGACGCCGGTGCACCCCAGCTGATCGTCGAGGACCTGTGGGAGCTTCTGCAGTACCACGTCACCACCTATTTCGACAACCAGACGTCCGGTATCCCGCCCGCGAGGCACAGGTCCGGCCGTCCGCTGAAGACCTTGGCCCAGAGGCTGAAGGGTAAGGAGGGACGTTTCAGGTCCAACCTGTCCGGAAAGCGTGTCAACTTCTCGGCGCGTACCGTCATCTCCCCCGACCCCAACCTGTCCATCAACGAAGTCGGAGTGCCCACCATCGCCGCCAGGGAACTCACCGTCCCCGTGCACGTCAACGAGCACAACATCGAGCTGATGAGGGAACTCGTCAGGCGCGGACCCGCACCCGATGATACCGACGGATACAAACCCGGAGCAAACTACGTCATAAGGTCCGACGGAAGGAGGATCAGGGTCACCGACCACAACGCTCCCGAGGTCGCCGAGGGACTGGAGATCGACTATACCGTCGAAAGGCAGCTCGTGGACGGCGACGTCGTCCTGTTCAACAGGCAGCCTTCCCTGCACAGGATGTCCATAATGGCCCACCGTGTCAGGGTCATGCCCGGACGTACCTTCAGGTTCAACCTGTGCGTCTGCGCCCCCTACAACGCCGACTTCGACGGTGACGAGATGAACCTCCACGTCCTGCAGTCCGACGAGGCCCGTGCCGAGGCACGTATCCTCATGCAGGTGCAGGAGAACATCCTCTCCCCGAGGTACGGAGGACCCATCATCGGAGCCATCCACGACCATATCTCCGGAGCATACTTCCTCACCCACGGAAAGGACGGAGGACCCCACTTCGACCGCTACGAGGCCATGAACATCCTCCTGAAGCTGCCGGACGTCCAAGCTCCCGAGCCCGCCGGAGTGGACGAGAACGGCAAGCCCTACTGGACCGGTAAGCAGCTGTTCTCCCTGCTCCTGCCTCCGGACTTCAACATCACCTACAAGGCGTCCGTCTGCCAGTGTCAGGGAGCCTGCAAGAAGGAGGAATGTCCCTGGGACGGATATGTGAAGATCCGCAACGGAAAGCTCCTCATGGGTACCATCGACGAGAAAGGTATCGGGAACAGCAAAGGAAAGATCCTCGAGCGCATCGCCCGCGACTACGGAGCGGACCGCGCCGCGAAGTTCCTCAACGAGGTGACCAGGCTCGCTCTCGGCGCCATCATGAACCACGGATTCTCCACCGGTATCGGTGACGAGGACATCCCCCTGCAGGCCGTAGAGCAGATCAACACCAACAGCCAGGAGTGCATCCAGAAGGTGGACGACCTCGTCAACTCCTACCGCGAGGGTACTCTGGCCGAGATGCCCGGAAGGTCCCTCAGGGATACCCTGGAGGTCAACATCATGAGCACCCTCGCAGGTGCCCGTGACCAGGCAGGTAACATCGCAGGAAACTACCTCGGTATGTCCAACCCCGCCGTCATCATGGCGAAGACCGGAGCCCGTGGTTCCATGCTCAACCTGTCCCAGATGGCCGGTTGCGTCGGACAGCAGGCCGTTCGTGGTGAGAGGATCGCAAGGGGTTACTGGGACAGGACGCTGCCCCACTTCCACAAGGGAGACCTCGGTGCGTACGCCAGAGGATTCTGCTCCGATTCCTACAAGAGCGGATTGAACCCCACCGAGTTCTTCTTCCATGCAATGGGAGGAAGAGAGGGACTGGTCGATACCGCGGTCAGGACTTCGAGGTCCGGATACATGCAGAGGCGTCTGATCTCCGCATTGGAGGACCTCAAGCTGACCTCCGACGGAACCGTCAGGAACACCGTCGGAACGATCGTCCAGTTCAGGTACGGAGAGGACGGTATCGACCCGTCCCGCGCCGTCCGCGGAAAGGCCATCGACCTCAACGACCTGCTGGCGGAAGTCCTCGGCGACGACGCCGACAAGCTGCTCAACGTCGACCAGAAGGAGAACAGCGGAGACGACTACGGTGCCCGTGAGAAGGACCTCGAGAGTCTCGGCGACGACGACTTCGACTCCGACGGAGACGAGGAGAGCACCGATTACGACGACGGCGGAGACGACGACTACGGAGGTGAGTGA
- a CDS encoding DNA-directed RNA polymerase subunit H encodes MAAADTNSFNILKHNLVPEHHLLNEEEANEVLTKLGITRDQLPKIKTSDAVIQVLESIHGPVAEGSVIKIIRKSETAQEFTVYRLVTRG; translated from the coding sequence TTGGCAGCAGCAGACACTAACTCGTTCAACATTCTCAAGCACAACCTTGTGCCGGAGCACCACCTTCTCAACGAAGAGGAGGCGAACGAGGTCCTCACTAAACTGGGGATCACTCGCGACCAACTTCCCAAGATCAAGACCTCGGACGCGGTCATCCAGGTGCTGGAGAGCATCCACGGACCCGTCGCGGAGGGAAGCGTTATTAAAATCATCAGAAAGAGCGAGACCGCGCAGGAGTTCACGGTCTACAGGCTCGTAACCAGAGGGTGA
- the rpoA2 gene encoding DNA-directed RNA polymerase subunit A'', producing the protein MAKKDTINALMKRDVSEEVANLIMSKYVTLGAIADAGVDGLVALGIEQSEAESIIEKIGKRSVSHSTSRSKKDEASMPELPRVPPEEVFRPHEYTEMEKKLYAIEEKLGVDLPMKIVCDIAHRIENADLDDETCEKLISVANRMYTSHLMDQNESAGVMAAHSLGEPATQMNLRTFHFAGVANINVTEGLPRIIEIVDARREPSTPSMNIPLIGLAAEDEKFARYVASNIEITSLLDVASIETDITNQRLIVTPDPKKMEDRGLQIDDITERLNKIKAVRGMVTKADYDIIIASEEPSFKKLQQMYDAVKHAKLKGIDGIKRAILEKDKVTGHWSIVTEGSNLKEVLQVENVDAVNVMTNSVLEVADVLGIEAARNSIIHEAMTTMRHAGLDVDVRHVMLVADLMTNDGTVRAIGRHGVSGKKSSVLARAAFEITAAHLLHAAMVGEVDHLEGVTENIIVGQPVTLGTGAVNLIYTPKKKKGEDE; encoded by the coding sequence ATGGCTAAGAAAGATACCATAAACGCACTGATGAAAAGGGACGTCAGCGAGGAGGTCGCCAACCTCATCATGTCGAAGTACGTCACGCTCGGCGCCATCGCCGACGCCGGTGTCGACGGCCTCGTGGCCCTCGGCATCGAGCAGTCGGAGGCCGAGTCCATCATCGAGAAGATCGGCAAACGCAGCGTATCCCACAGTACCTCCAGGTCCAAAAAGGACGAGGCCTCCATGCCCGAGTTACCTAGGGTGCCTCCCGAGGAGGTCTTCCGCCCCCACGAGTACACCGAGATGGAGAAGAAACTCTACGCCATCGAGGAGAAGCTCGGCGTGGACCTTCCCATGAAGATCGTCTGCGACATCGCCCACAGGATCGAGAACGCGGATCTGGACGACGAGACCTGCGAGAAGCTGATCTCCGTCGCCAACAGGATGTACACCTCCCACCTGATGGACCAGAACGAGTCCGCAGGTGTCATGGCCGCACACTCCCTCGGAGAGCCCGCTACCCAGATGAACCTGCGTACTTTCCACTTCGCGGGAGTCGCGAACATCAACGTTACGGAAGGTCTGCCCAGGATAATCGAGATTGTGGATGCCAGGCGCGAGCCCAGCACCCCGTCCATGAACATCCCGCTCATCGGTCTCGCCGCCGAGGACGAGAAGTTCGCCAGGTACGTGGCGTCCAACATCGAGATCACCTCCCTGCTGGATGTCGCATCTATCGAGACCGACATTACCAACCAGAGGCTGATCGTCACTCCGGATCCCAAGAAGATGGAGGACCGCGGACTGCAGATCGACGACATCACCGAGAGGCTTAACAAGATCAAGGCCGTCCGCGGCATGGTCACCAAAGCTGATTACGACATCATCATCGCATCCGAGGAGCCTTCCTTCAAGAAGCTCCAGCAGATGTACGATGCCGTAAAGCACGCAAAGCTGAAAGGTATCGACGGGATCAAGAGGGCAATCCTCGAGAAGGACAAGGTCACCGGACACTGGTCGATCGTCACCGAGGGCAGCAACCTGAAGGAGGTCCTCCAGGTGGAGAACGTCGATGCCGTCAACGTCATGACCAACTCCGTATTGGAGGTGGCGGACGTCCTCGGTATAGAAGCCGCCAGGAACTCCATCATCCATGAGGCGATGACCACCATGAGGCACGCCGGATTGGATGTGGATGTAAGGCACGTCATGCTTGTCGCAGACCTCATGACCAACGACGGTACCGTCAGGGCCATCGGAAGGCATGGAGTCTCCGGAAAGAAATCGTCGGTGCTCGCCAGGGCAGCGTTCGAGATCACCGCCGCCCATCTGCTGCACGCAGCGATGGTCGGAGAGGTCGACCACCTGGAAGGAGTTACCGAAAACATCATAGTGGGTCAGCCGGTGACCCTAGGAACCGGCGCAGTCAATCTCATATATACACCCAAGAAGAAAAAGGGGGAAGATGAATGA